From Gammaproteobacteria bacterium, a single genomic window includes:
- a CDS encoding acetamidase/formamidase family protein, whose protein sequence is MKNHWIPQLVALEFLTLAAACVAPADDAASNAAAGSSDAATTQPVEADHFVPSTPDNVTWGWFPIDKEPVLRVQSGETVRVNTLTSAGATQDENPADFLTGLGIPREEVHQDVLDFWASRDGRPRDVGGGHLITGPIHVEGAEPGDVLAIEILSVETRANWGINSTGARSGVFSTSYPGFREGDPALDIPPESGRHVIHTGMADGVEVAFLADDIHVPLEPFMGVMAVAPEDPVMGQPGVTTPGVQGSTPPGAFGGNLDVKHLKTGTTLYLPVFHPGGLFYVGDPHGAQGDGEVSGTAIEQSLTGTFRLSVHKDRSIEWPMAENDEHYILMGIDIDLNRATRHAVRAVVDFLVEERGLTPAKALSLASIAVDFRINEVVDITQVVSGFIPKSVFLR, encoded by the coding sequence ATGAAAAACCATTGGATACCGCAGCTTGTGGCTCTTGAGTTTCTGACTCTGGCCGCCGCCTGTGTCGCGCCCGCGGACGACGCCGCGAGCAACGCAGCGGCCGGCAGTTCCGATGCCGCCACCACCCAGCCCGTCGAGGCCGACCACTTCGTTCCCTCGACCCCGGACAACGTGACCTGGGGCTGGTTTCCGATCGACAAGGAACCGGTGCTGCGGGTGCAGTCCGGAGAGACCGTGCGCGTCAACACGCTGACCTCCGCGGGAGCGACCCAGGACGAAAACCCGGCCGACTTCCTCACCGGCCTCGGCATCCCGCGCGAGGAGGTCCACCAGGACGTGCTGGACTTCTGGGCGTCGCGCGACGGGCGGCCTCGCGATGTGGGCGGCGGCCACCTCATCACCGGCCCCATCCATGTCGAGGGCGCGGAGCCGGGGGATGTGCTGGCGATCGAGATTCTCTCCGTCGAGACGCGCGCGAACTGGGGCATCAACAGCACGGGCGCGCGCAGCGGCGTGTTCTCGACGTCGTATCCCGGCTTCCGGGAGGGTGACCCGGCGCTGGACATCCCGCCGGAGAGCGGCCGCCACGTGATTCACACGGGCATGGCGGACGGCGTTGAGGTCGCGTTCCTCGCCGACGACATCCACGTGCCGCTCGAACCGTTCATGGGCGTCATGGCCGTGGCGCCCGAGGATCCCGTGATGGGTCAGCCCGGCGTGACCACGCCCGGCGTCCAGGGGTCGACACCGCCCGGCGCGTTCGGGGGCAATCTGGACGTGAAGCACCTGAAGACCGGCACGACCCTGTACTTGCCCGTCTTCCACCCCGGAGGCCTCTTCTACGTGGGCGACCCGCACGGCGCGCAGGGCGACGGGGAGGTGAGCGGCACGGCCATCGAGCAGTCGCTCACGGGCACCTTCCGCCTCTCGGTGCACAAGGACCGGTCCATCGAGTGGCCGATGGCCGAGAACGACGAGCACTACATCCTGATGGGCATCGACATCGACCTGAATCGCGCCACGCGACACGCCGTCCGGGCCGTCGTCGATTTCCTCGTCGAAGAAAGGGGGCTCACGCCTGCGAAGGCGCTCTCGCTGGCGAGCATCGCGGTTGACTTCCGCATCAACGAAGTGGTGGACATCACGCAGGTCGTCTCGGGGTTCATCCCCAAGAGCGTTTTTCTGCGGTAG
- a CDS encoding 6-bladed beta-propeller — protein sequence MTTLIERVRKPKPGRALRNADSVLLTCVAVLLATTQATAQLPVVDLSDRPVETLIPPEFEGGFFNRIGAMVIRDDGLWVLDAGQRRVFRFDTEGRLVVAFGRQGNGPGELLWPSAMRVDSVVTIPDMRQVRVSLFTLDGEHLETRRVSGPVVPSGGLAVLRNGVTVYAAAASYTMSSSGVGGDPYVHVTVGFAGSSRSDTIASLHASSVMWQAAGTMSLFRTGFGAAGAWTTMGDSAIVVADGITGTISVFTVPDPPEMEADTPQLSVDSVAMGIAGRPVTGADRERVEADFRRDNPSVRGRVTFEGWPSHWSVATSLLVSDDGKVWAQGAVHGDERQHWTEVDLQGPLRRQVILPERFSLRAIAGGKLHGVARDELDVQRVAILARP from the coding sequence ATGACTACTCTGATCGAGCGGGTGCGGAAGCCGAAACCGGGCAGGGCGCTGCGGAATGCAGACAGCGTTCTCTTGACCTGCGTCGCCGTCCTGCTCGCCACGACGCAAGCGACGGCCCAGCTTCCGGTCGTCGACCTCTCCGACAGGCCCGTGGAGACGCTGATCCCACCAGAGTTCGAGGGCGGGTTTTTCAATCGTATTGGAGCGATGGTGATCCGGGACGACGGCCTGTGGGTGCTTGATGCGGGCCAGAGGAGAGTGTTCCGGTTCGACACCGAAGGTCGCCTTGTCGTCGCCTTCGGGCGGCAGGGAAACGGCCCGGGCGAGCTGCTCTGGCCCAGCGCGATGCGCGTCGATTCGGTGGTTACGATACCCGATATGCGGCAGGTGCGCGTGAGTCTATTCACCCTTGACGGCGAGCATCTGGAGACTCGGCGCGTGAGCGGCCCGGTCGTGCCTTCGGGCGGATTGGCGGTCCTGCGAAACGGCGTCACGGTCTATGCCGCGGCTGCAAGCTACACAATGAGTTCCAGTGGCGTCGGGGGCGATCCGTATGTTCATGTGACCGTGGGGTTCGCCGGGTCCAGCCGGTCTGATACGATCGCGAGTCTGCACGCCAGCAGTGTAATGTGGCAGGCGGCGGGCACGATGTCGCTGTTCAGGACGGGCTTCGGCGCCGCCGGCGCCTGGACGACCATGGGTGACAGCGCGATCGTGGTGGCGGACGGAATCACGGGCACGATTTCGGTCTTCACGGTGCCCGACCCGCCGGAGATGGAGGCCGATACCCCGCAGCTCTCGGTGGACTCGGTCGCGATGGGCATCGCGGGGCGTCCGGTGACCGGGGCGGACCGGGAGCGGGTCGAGGCCGACTTTCGGAGGGATAATCCGAGCGTTCGAGGGCGGGTGACCTTCGAAGGTTGGCCGAGTCATTGGTCGGTGGCCACCAGTCTGCTGGTTTCGGACGACGGCAAGGTGTGGGCACAGGGGGCGGTCCATGGGGACGAGCGCCAGCACTGGACCGAAGTAGACCTCCAGGGACCCCTTCGCCGACAAGTCATTCTTCCCGAGCGCTTCTCCCTTCGCGCGATCGCAGGCGGGAAGCTCCACGGAGTCGCCAGAGACGAACTGGACGTTCAGCGCGTGGCGATTCTGGCACGCCCGTGA